One Nematostella vectensis chromosome 10, jaNemVect1.1, whole genome shotgun sequence genomic window carries:
- the LOC5510213 gene encoding sodium-coupled monocarboxylate transporter 1 isoform X1, whose product MADLHEHFTTIDFIVFAATLAASAGIGVYFARVGSRNQSNSEYLMASRSMSAIPVAISVLASFVSSIAVLGTPNEVYSFGFQYWLLVFSSFVTIPLVAYVYLPVYYNLKLTSAYEYLELRFSKSVKLLASSVFIIQTLLYIAIVLYGPSLTLEAVTGFPLWIAIITIGLVCTFYTTLGGMKAVIWTDVFQGVVMLGGLLAVIAVGTSHVGGISKVFEIAKHGSRFDIDWSGDPTHRLTFWVIILTGMFQNLPVYTTNQTAVQRFLTCKSFKDAIRSVWLNLPLQWLNTTLTVLVGLVLYAYYATCDPLTAGSIEKGDEILPFFVVEVLGKSAPGMPGVFVASLFCATLSTVASGLNSLAAVTVEDFISMYTSIPKDKETLVSKCLVIVYGFISLGLAFLASKLGMILQMSASMFGIIGGPMLALFTMGILTRTANSKGVWAGMIAGFVVITWISVGAQVQPPDYPILPISVAGCASNTSALNITMPHIARRGMGSNSVYSISFFLYGPIGFIITLVVAMLISIIFKDDQSPPLDPRLFFDVHSCITKATKSPCNKSSLHSLDSEEESSESSPLYHDSKIH is encoded by the exons atgGCGGATCTTCACGAACATTTCACTACGATAGATTTTATTGTATTCGCAGCAACTCTGGCTGCATCCGCTGGAATCGGCGTGTACTTTGCCAGGGTTGGGTCTCGTAATCAAAGCAATAGCGAATATCTCATGGCAAGTCGTAGCATGTCCGCGATCCCAGTTGCGATTTCTGTCCTTGCGTCGTTTGTTTCGTCCATCGCCGTCCTTGGGACACCGAACGAAGTGTACTCTTTCGGGTTCCAGTACTGGTTGCTAGTGTTCTCGTCATTTGTGACAATCCCACTTGTGGCTTACGTGTACCTCCCTGTGTACTATAATCTTAAACTAACTAGTGCTTATGAG TACTTAGAGTTGAGGTTTTCAAAGAGTGTCAAGCTGCTGGCCTCAAGTGTGTTTATAATACAGACG CTCCTCTATATTGCTATTGTGCTGTATGGGCCATCATTGACATTAGAAGCAG TCACAGGCTTCCCCTTGTGGATTGCCATAATAACCATTGGATTGGTCTGTACTTTCTACACGACATTG GGTGGTATGAAAGCTGTAATCTGGACAGATGTCTTCCAGGGTGTGGTCATGCTAGGGGGACTTTTAGCTGTTATTGCTGTTGGTACTAGCCATGTTGGGGGCATCAGCAAAGTGTTTGAGATTGCTAAACATGGCAGCAGATTTGATATAGA TTGGTCAGGAGATCCCACCCACAGACTGACATTCTGGGTTATTATATTAACTGGAATGTTTCAAAACCTTCCAGTCTACACAACAAACCAGACAGCAGTCCAGCGCTTCCTCACATGTAAATCCTTCAAGGATGCCATCAG ATCTGTATGGCTGAACCTGCCACTGCAGTGGCTGAACACAACCCTGACTGTTCTCGTTGGCCTGGTTCTTTATGCATACTATGCAACATGTGATCCTCTAACTGCTGGATCCATAGAGAAAGGAGATGAG ATCCTTCCCTTCTTTGTTGTTGAAGTGCTTGGAAAATCTGCTCCAGGAATGCCTGGTGTTTTTGTGGCAAGTCTGTTCTGTGCCACACTGAG CACTGTGGCATCAGGGTTGAACTCTCTAGCAGCTGTGACTGTGGAAGACTTCATTTCTATGTATACATCAATCCCAAAGGACAAAGAAACCTTAGTGTCAAAATGTCTAG TAATTGTATATGGGTTCATCTCACTTGGATTGGCATTTTTAGCTTCGAAACTTGGAATGATTTTACAG aTGAGCGCCTCCATGTTCGGCATCATTGGTGGACCAATGCTAGCTTTGTTTACCATGGGAATTTTAACAAGAACTGCCAATTCCAAG GGTGTTTGGGCTGGGATGATTGCTGGATTTGTGGTCATCACGTGGATCTCAGTAGGCGCACAGGTGCAACCCCCTGACTATCCTATCTTACCAATCTCTGTGGCTGGCTGTGCATCCAACACCTCTGCACTCAACATTACCATGCCACACATTGCACGCCGGGG TATGGGTTCCAACTCTGTATACAGCATATCATTCTTCTTGTATGGACCAATTGGATTTATCATCACTCTGGTGGTCGCGATGCTCATCAGCATTATATTTA AAGATGACCAATCTCCTCCACTTGACCCACGACTGTTCTTTGATGTCCATTCATGTATCACAAAGGCTACCAAGTCACCATGCAACAAAAGCTCATTACATTCATTGGACAGTGAGGAG gAATCAAGTGAATCTAGTCCGCTTTATCATGACTCTAAGATCCATTAG
- the LOC5510204 gene encoding somatostatin receptor type 2, with the protein MDQANATNNSLPSNATLPFFCREDTVLETAIKLIAYTAVLIVSLVGNIRVILLILRSPCLRRRTINLMVVNMALSDLFLSLFAIPRTMSEIVTEIGRWHVDGPAGTALCKFVFFIHDVSTAVSIECLVLIAVDRFCAVIYPIRTATRTRYRAFLIPLTWIIACAIHSPTLVIYFLEYDQGFIYCEYRWSPIPEEHARIVRDHYIVMFCLHMVLPFFLLTFLYSGILVKLHQRGYLLRSALTHRMSARKRREHNILKMAITILIAFAVCWAPFNTFVVLDVFVLDGPNCSLRVFFFFAMFLAYMNSAVNPGIYHFFSRNFRKVSKRNGTRPRGVIAPNINHMAACCQLRLSLPRPRKTKSAGNTPKLELITAL; encoded by the coding sequence ATGGATCAAGCCAACGCTACCAACAACAGTCTTCCGTCGAATGCAACCCTACCGTTTTTCTGCCGCGAGGACACAGTACTAGAAACAGCGATCAAGCTCATTGCTTATACTGCCGTATTGATTGTGTCCTTAGTGGGAAATATCCGTGTCATTTTATTGATTCTCCGCAGCCCCTGTTTGAGACGACGCACAATCAATTTAATGGTGGTTAACATGGCTTTATCAGACCTCTTCCTCTCGTTATTTGCGATCCCTCGCACCATGAGTGAAATCGTCACGGAAATAGGACGGTGGCATGTGGACGGCCCGGCTGGCACCGCGCTCTGCAAATTCGTCTTCTTTATTCACGATGTATCAACTGCGGTTTCCATAGAGTGCCTTGTTTTAATCGCAGTGGATCGTTTCTGTGCGGTGATTTACCCCATCCGCACCGCCACCCGTACAAGATATCGAGCGTTTCTCATCCCACTGACATGGATTATCGCCTGCGCCATTCACTCGCCAACTCTCGTCATCTACTTCCTCGAATACGACCAGGGATTTATTTACTGCGAATATCGCTGGTCACCCATCCCCGAAGAGCACGCGCGCATCGTCCGCGATCATTATATCGTGATGTTCTGCCTACACATGGTGCTGCCTTTTTTCCTTCTGACGTTCCTCTACTCGGGCATACTCGTCAAGCTTCACCAACGCGGTTATCTCCTGCGATCTGCGCTAACACACCGTATGAGCGCGCGAAAACGCCGCGAACACAACATCCTAAAAATGGCAATTACCATTCTCATCGCGTTTGCCGTTTGCTGGGCTCCGTTCAATACATTTGTAGTCTTGGACGTTTTTGTCCTAGACGGACCAAACTGTTCCCTAAgagtctttttctttttcgcaaTGTTCCTGGCCTATATGAACAGCGCAGTTAATCCTGGGATTTATCACTTTTTCAGTCGAAATTTCAGGAAGGTCTCAAAGCGTAACGGTACTCGCCCGCGAGGCGTAATAGCACCAAACATCAACCACATGGCGGCGTGCTGTCAGCTTCGACTCTCTCTGCCTCGTCCGCGGAAGACAAAGAGCGCAGGGAATACCCCCAAACTTGAGCTTATTACTGCTCTATAA
- the LOC5510217 gene encoding protein kinase C-binding protein NELL2 encodes MAVLARNAVLLLLIIVSWTKANDLPKEINLFTEVGLPNALPTGVSSAVGHHSNTPAYRFSDQTGHLISGQSGMDAARRVIETSHDFIVSAWCKVNEMSRFGKNTIISISSDNGQQLFFFFAVSSDWQTSRLNIEFTFISSKGSMETIKVTTRRSVDFKTWHKVSMRVQDQEKLIRFYLDDEMVDVRKFGYSFSVLPSNAQLRLAQVYEILMEGTAEIGQRFKGNLQDVKIILGISQGACPTPSMSPCQCPSVGGDGCTMDGRGYANGQQWTKDQCNTCQCKKGNVFCVHTCPVCKDGDKVRLHGDKWHPSNDSCSSCRCEMGKITCSPPVCPQPMCASKHTPDRTPYSGETVTLPGTCCPICKEDQCKPIGKEYNKCGCARTCQNHHLRDPCDGQCSEGCFCPRGLVMNEDGKCGSPSTCKCSYKGRVFKPGQFYSATPCKFCICLMGYMHCNSLC; translated from the exons ATGGCTGTATTAGCTCGAAACGCCGTCTTGCTACTTCTTATAATTGTAAGCTGGACTAAAGCAAACG ATCTTCCCAAAGAAATCAACTTATTTACAGAGGTAGGGTTGCCAAATGCCCTTCCTACAGGCGTATCGAGCGCGGTCGGTCACCATAGCAACACCCCAGCGTATCGCTTCTCCGACCAGACCGGCCACTTGATATCGGGGCAAAGTGGGATGGATGCCGCGCGTCGCGTGATTGAGACGAGCCATGACTTCATCGTTAGCGCGTGGTGCAAAGTTAACGAAATGAGTCGCTTTGGCAAGAATACCATCATTTCCATCAGCTCAGATAACGGTCAGCagctcttcttcttcttcgcTGTCTC GAGCGACTGGCAGACATCTCGGCTTAACATAGAGTTCACCTTCATCTCATCTAAAGGCAGCATGGAGACCATCAAAGTCACCACGAGGAGAAGCGTGGACTTCAAGACCTGGCACAAGGTCTCCATGCGTGTGCAAGACCAGGAAAAGTTGATCCGTTTTTACCTGGACGACGAGATGGTGGATGTGCGCAAGTTTGGCTACTCGTTTAGCGTTCTGCCCTCGAATGCGCAGCTGCGGCTCGCGCAGGTCTACGAGATCCTCATGGAGGGCACCGCAGAGATCGGACAGAGGTTCAAG GGTAATCTTCAGGATGTCAAGATAATTCTGGGGATTTCTCAAGGGGCGTGCCCAACCCCCTCCATGTCACCG TGTCAATGCCCGTCTGTCGGAGGTGACGGGTGTACGATGGATGGGCGTGGTTATGCTAATGGCCAGCAGTGGACAAAGGACCAGTGCAACACGTGCCAATGCAAG AAAGGAAATGTCTTTTGCGTCCACACATGTCCCGTATGTAAAGATGGTGACAAGGTTCGTCTCCATGGTGACAAATGGCATCCAAGCAACGACAGCTGCTCGAGTTGTAGATGCGAG ATGGGGAAGATCACGTGCTCTCCGCCCGTCTGCCCTCAGCCCATGTGCGCAAGCAAGCACACCCCAGATAGGACTCCTTATTCCGGCGAGACGGTCACCCTCCCAGGAACGTGCTGTCCGATATGTAAAG AGGACCAATGCAAGCCGATTGGCAAAGAATACAACAAGTGCGGGTGCGCAAGGACTTGCCAAAATCACCATCTTCGGGATCCCTGTGACGGCCAGTGCTCAGAGGGTTGTTTCTGCCCAAGGGGTTTGGTGATGAATGAGGACGGAAAGTGTGGGTCACCCTCTACCTGCAAGTGTTCGTACAAAGGACGAGTCTTCAAG cctgGGCAGTTCTACTCTGCTACCCCCTGCAAGTTTTGCATTTGTCTCATGGGCTATATGCACTGTAATAGCTTGTGTTAG
- the LOC5510212 gene encoding putative 2-oxo-4-hydroxy-4-carboxy-5-ureidoimidazoline decarboxylase: protein MAVKLTIQEVNKLSQEDFIRRFGNIVEMTPLCAAAISDKRPFSSVDDLYRQMCSFIDGLSQDGRRGILRCHPDLEGKMAQMKDLTPESKAEQSQAGLDKLSSEESILLSSSNSKYRAKFDFPFVICARKNKKEGILEGIQRRLLNDGDTELINGIAEVKKIMLLRLNDLLESGESKL from the coding sequence atggcggtgAAACTAACCATTCAGGAAGTGAACAAATTATCTCAAGAGGATTTTATTAGAAGATTCGGGAATATCGTAGAAATGACACCTCTCTGTGCTGCTGCGATTTCCGATAAGCGCCCATTTTCTAGTGTAGACGATCTCTATCGCCAAATGTGCTCGTTTATCGATGGTCTCTCCCAGGACGGGCGGAGAGGAATTCTTAGATGCCACCCAGATTTAGAAGGCAAAATGGCACAAATGAAAGATCTCACGCCGGAATCGAAGGCAGAACAATCTCAAGCAGGACTTGATAAGCTATCTTCTGAGGAGTCGATTTTACTTAGCTCCTCCAATTCAAAATATCGTGCAAAATTTGATTTCCCGTTTGTTATCTGCGCacggaaaaacaaaaaggaaggGATTCTAGAAGGCATCCAGAGACGATTATTAAACGATGGGGATACTGAACTAATAAATGGAATTGCAGAGGTGAAAAAAATTATGCTGCTTAGACTCAATGACCTCCTGGAGAGTGGAGAATCCAAACTCTAA
- the LOC5510208 gene encoding UPF0462 protein C4orf33 homolog produces MENSEEHSKDYKFLIEHQWNGDAITHSSPAEVRMAFSEGSVRVGVSGPLLEDSRIPRSPPGQPCDELWEYDVVEIFFLGEKDKYLEVEFCPHGQHLVLLLDGTRNMFKDKLPLQFTAVKDSRASRWTGSATIPLEYFPPGVCKMNAYAIHGSAESRQYEALYPASKDFPAPDFHRLQFFQDFNFKSLFPRGFVIPESPLWKARA; encoded by the exons ATGGAGAACAGCGAAGAACATAGCAAG GATTACAAGTTTCTCATTGAACATCAGTGGAATGGAGACGCCATCACCCATTCTTCTCCAGCTGAAGTGCGCATGGCTTTCAGTGAGGGATCTGTGAGGGTGGGTGTGAGTGGACCCCTCCTGGAAGACTCTAGAATTCCTCGCTCTCCCCCAGGGCAACCGTGTGACGAGCTCTGGGAGTATGACG TCGTAGAAATATTTTTCCTGGGTGAGAAGGATAAGTACTTGGAAGTCGAGTTTTGTCC CCACGGGCAACACTTGGTACTGCTTCTTGACGGCACCAGGAACATGTTTAAG GACAAGCTTCCGCTCCAGTTCACTGCTGTCAAGGATAGCCGCGCAAGCCGATGGACCGGGTCGGCCACCATTCCACTTGAGTACTTCCCACCCGGAGTATGTAAGATGAACGCGTATGCGATACATGGGTCAGCGGAGTCTCGCCAGTATGAAGCTCTGTATCCTGCTTCCAAGGATTTCCCTGCGCCGGATTT CCATCGGTTGCAGTTTTTTCAAGACTTCAATTTTAAGTCCCTCTTTCCCCGTGGGTTTGTCATCCCTGAGTCGCCACTGTGGAAGGCCAGGGCGTAA
- the LOC5510213 gene encoding sodium-coupled monocarboxylate transporter 1 isoform X2 — MLGEADIQPLEPRYLELRFSKSVKLLASSVFIIQTLLYIAIVLYGPSLTLEAVTGFPLWIAIITIGLVCTFYTTLGGMKAVIWTDVFQGVVMLGGLLAVIAVGTSHVGGISKVFEIAKHGSRFDIDWSGDPTHRLTFWVIILTGMFQNLPVYTTNQTAVQRFLTCKSFKDAIRSVWLNLPLQWLNTTLTVLVGLVLYAYYATCDPLTAGSIEKGDEILPFFVVEVLGKSAPGMPGVFVASLFCATLSTVASGLNSLAAVTVEDFISMYTSIPKDKETLVSKCLVIVYGFISLGLAFLASKLGMILQMSASMFGIIGGPMLALFTMGILTRTANSKGVWAGMIAGFVVITWISVGAQVQPPDYPILPISVAGCASNTSALNITMPHIARRGMGSNSVYSISFFLYGPIGFIITLVVAMLISIIFKDDQSPPLDPRLFFDVHSCITKATKSPCNKSSLHSLDSEEESSESSPLYHDSKIH, encoded by the exons ATGCTGGGAGAAGCGGATATTCAGCCTCTGGAACCCAGG TACTTAGAGTTGAGGTTTTCAAAGAGTGTCAAGCTGCTGGCCTCAAGTGTGTTTATAATACAGACG CTCCTCTATATTGCTATTGTGCTGTATGGGCCATCATTGACATTAGAAGCAG TCACAGGCTTCCCCTTGTGGATTGCCATAATAACCATTGGATTGGTCTGTACTTTCTACACGACATTG GGTGGTATGAAAGCTGTAATCTGGACAGATGTCTTCCAGGGTGTGGTCATGCTAGGGGGACTTTTAGCTGTTATTGCTGTTGGTACTAGCCATGTTGGGGGCATCAGCAAAGTGTTTGAGATTGCTAAACATGGCAGCAGATTTGATATAGA TTGGTCAGGAGATCCCACCCACAGACTGACATTCTGGGTTATTATATTAACTGGAATGTTTCAAAACCTTCCAGTCTACACAACAAACCAGACAGCAGTCCAGCGCTTCCTCACATGTAAATCCTTCAAGGATGCCATCAG ATCTGTATGGCTGAACCTGCCACTGCAGTGGCTGAACACAACCCTGACTGTTCTCGTTGGCCTGGTTCTTTATGCATACTATGCAACATGTGATCCTCTAACTGCTGGATCCATAGAGAAAGGAGATGAG ATCCTTCCCTTCTTTGTTGTTGAAGTGCTTGGAAAATCTGCTCCAGGAATGCCTGGTGTTTTTGTGGCAAGTCTGTTCTGTGCCACACTGAG CACTGTGGCATCAGGGTTGAACTCTCTAGCAGCTGTGACTGTGGAAGACTTCATTTCTATGTATACATCAATCCCAAAGGACAAAGAAACCTTAGTGTCAAAATGTCTAG TAATTGTATATGGGTTCATCTCACTTGGATTGGCATTTTTAGCTTCGAAACTTGGAATGATTTTACAG aTGAGCGCCTCCATGTTCGGCATCATTGGTGGACCAATGCTAGCTTTGTTTACCATGGGAATTTTAACAAGAACTGCCAATTCCAAG GGTGTTTGGGCTGGGATGATTGCTGGATTTGTGGTCATCACGTGGATCTCAGTAGGCGCACAGGTGCAACCCCCTGACTATCCTATCTTACCAATCTCTGTGGCTGGCTGTGCATCCAACACCTCTGCACTCAACATTACCATGCCACACATTGCACGCCGGGG TATGGGTTCCAACTCTGTATACAGCATATCATTCTTCTTGTATGGACCAATTGGATTTATCATCACTCTGGTGGTCGCGATGCTCATCAGCATTATATTTA AAGATGACCAATCTCCTCCACTTGACCCACGACTGTTCTTTGATGTCCATTCATGTATCACAAAGGCTACCAAGTCACCATGCAACAAAAGCTCATTACATTCATTGGACAGTGAGGAG gAATCAAGTGAATCTAGTCCGCTTTATCATGACTCTAAGATCCATTAG